AGCGTCAACACCGTCCGTTCCACGAGACTCCGTCTCATCACACTGCCTCCTCTGGTCGCGAACGGTGAGGATAGCAGCCTGCTCGCCCGGTTCCCCGCGACTCGGGCTCGAAACAGCTGGCGCTAACATGGGTGTCCGTTGACCGGTTCCGAATGCCACCGCCGGCCGCCGAGGCTGCTGGTCGCTACCGCCGCAATGGCGCTCACGGCCGCGTCCCACTTCGCGGGTCCAACAGGGGCCAACGCGCAGGACGGTCAGCCGCAGCAGGGGCAGATTCGAGAGGACATCGTGCTCCGCGAGTCGATCGACGTCCGGCTGATCAGTCTCGACGCCGTCGTCACCGACTCCTCCGACCGGCCGGTCACCGGCCTGACCAAGGACGACTTCGAACTCAAGGTCCAGGACGAACCCGTCGAGATACTGAGCGTGGCCGCAGGAGAGGACCTCCGCACCACCGTCACCGGACGCCTGACCATTCTCCTGTTCATCGACGAGCGCCACCTGCAGCGGAAGCACCGCGACGCGGCCCTGGCCGAAATCGCGGGAGCCCTCGACGAGGAGATTGCAGCCAACCCGACCTGGGTGGCGGCCGCGGCCTTCGGTGAGCGCCTCGAACCGCTGCTGTCGCCCACCCGCGACCGCGCGGCGGTGCGGGCGACGATCGAAACCGCGATGAACCGAGACATCCCGACGACGACCCTGCGCACCCACCAGCGCTCCGTTTCCCTGGCCATGAGGGAGGCGCTGCGTCTGATGGCGGCAAAGGGCAGCCGCTACCGTCTCGGCGAGGCCTCCCTCGCCAGCGTGGAGGCGAACCTCCGGAGCTTCGGCCAGGCCCTGCGGCAGGACACCCTGCTGACCGTCAGCGCGGTTCGCTCGCTGGTCGAAGCGCTCGCCTTCGTTCCCGGCCGCAAGGCGATCCTGTTCGTGAGCGACGGCCTACCCCGCCACCCCCTCGACAGCGCCGCCAAGACGATGTACGACCGCCTCGCGGGCGCTTCCCGGCAGATCGAGGGCGACGAGATGATCAGCGCCCGCGGCTCGCTCGACCTGAACGATCGCAATCACCGGCCCTTCGGCGTCGACCGGGCAGACCGCATGGGCGTGGCGACGAACATCGTCCAGGTCGACGACGGCGGCGCGTTCGCCTTCCAGACCATGGCCGCCGAACTGAGCTGCGCGGACGCCTTCGATCAACTGGCGGCACTCGCGAACACCCACCGGGTCACCTTCTACCCACTCAAGCCGCCGGTCATCGACCCGGCGATCAGCGAACTCGGCGAGAGCGCCAAGGACCGTGGCTCGATCGTCGAGCTGTCGAACGTGCGGAGCGGCCTGAACAGTCTGGCCGGCCTGACCGGCGGGCTCTCCTTCGTTTCCGATACCGGCGTCGCCGAGTTCCTGCAGTCGACCCGCACCGACATCTCGACCTACTACTCGCTCTCCTTCACGCCCCCCGACTCGATGGGCGACACCGGCATTCGCGAGATCACGCTCCGGCTGCGCCAGCGGCCTCTCGCCCGGAGCGGCTCGCTCCGCTACCGGGCGAGCTACGCGCCGGTAACGATCCAGCAGAACCTCGCCAGCCGGGCCTGGGGAACGCTGCTGTTCGGCTGGGAGGAGAACAACCACGGCATGGAGGTCCAGGTCAGGAGATCCGCGTCGCGCGAGCGGCCGGACCAGCCCGGGCACACGCCGCTGGAAGTCAGGGCCAGTCTGCCGATCGGCGACCTCGATCTCGCACCCACCCGGGCGACCCGCACCCCCGTCGCCAGCGGCTTCTTCCGCGTCGTGGTCCAGGTCCAGCGCGACGACGGCAGCCGGATGCCTCCCCAGCACTTCGACTTCGAGCTGAACGTGCCGGTCGCCGAACTCGAGCAGGCGGCAGGCCAGTACATCGCCGTCCGCAGCGAAGTGCTCCTGTCGCCGGGCTCGTACCGCCTGGCGGTCGGCATCTGGGAGGAGAACAGCGGACGGTCGTCCTTCGTGGTCCGTGAGCTGGCGGTCCAGGCCGACCCGAGCGTCGCCTGATGCGGCGTCAGCGCTGCATCCGGTAGTTCAGCTTGACGATCACCTGCCGGCCGAGGGGCACTCGGCGGTGGATCGCCTCTGCCATCCAGTTCTCGTTGTAGACGACGTACAGGTCCGATCCGGGGCGATAGATCCAGTGGAAGCGCGCGTTCACGCCGAGCAGTTCGTCGGCCGTGTTGTACTGAGCGAGCAGGTTCAGACGAAGGTTGGGGGTCCACGAGAGGTCCAACCGCTGCCGGAACTGATCGAAGCTGAAACTGCCGGCGGCAAGCGACACGTCGGTGTATGACCAGGAAGTCGAGGCGCGCAGCCGCCTCGACAGCCGCAGAGTCACGGTCGACGATGTCGACAACCAGTCGCCGTCGAGGAAGCCGCCCCAGAAGGTCAGGTTGTCGTACCAGACCGCCCGCTTGCCGCTGGTGGAAAAGCCGCCCGCGAAGCCTTCGTTGTCATACAGGCCGGTGGGAACGACGATGCCCGGGGAGATCTCGAACGGCTCGAACAACTGCTCCTTGGACCAGCGCCGGCCGAACCACAGGAACTCACCGCTCTCGGTGGCGAAGCCGAAAGGCGAGAGGGCGATTCTCTCGCTCTCCAACCGGCCGTCGCTGCTCCGTTCGAAGCGCTCGACTCCCAGGTCGGACCACCAATTGAGCAGGCCCCACTTCTCGATCCTGGGGCGCCACTCCAGGCGCGGATAGAACATCCTGAAGTCCCGCCGGAGCAGGAAACCGGCCGTCGGCTCGAAGTCCGGCTGCACCTCCACGTAGTCCGCGCTGGCGGTGAGCTCCGGCCCCTGGTAAGCAAGACCCGCGCCTCGGGTCTGGTTGTCCTCCGCTTCGGCGGCGCCCAGCCCGAGGTCGCTTTCCGCCCAAAACCCCGAGACCTCCGTCCGCTGGGTCGGCTTCAGGTCGAAGTCGAGTCCGAGCAGCCGCTCGCTGCCGTGTCCTTCCCGCCCGCGCTGGGTGAAGATGCCTCCGACCGTCGATCGCTCGCCGATGTTCCTGGTGAAACGCGCCACGCCGTACGTCGCCGCGGGCACAGCGCTCTCTCCGTCCTCCCCCGCCGGGAGGCCGGCAGAGCCGACCCCCAGAACGCCGACGTTCCAGCCCCCGGCGCGCCCCGTGAGCCGCGCACCGACGTCGATCGGCACGGTGCGACCGCCTTCGAGCCCGATCTGTCGAGAGAAGAACGGCCTCATCAGCGGCTGACCCCACGGCACCCGAGGCCGCGGCCCGAAGTCGAAGACGCCCGCGTTCTCCAGGAAGAAGTCCCGCTTCTCCGGGAAGAAGAGCGAGAACCGGGTCAGGTTGACCTGCTGGTCGTCGACCTCGACCTCGGCGAAGTCCGTGTTGTAGGTCAGGTCGAGCACCAGGGAGCGGGTAAGCCCCCATTTGAGGTCCAGTCCGCCGTCGAAGTCGTTGCTACTGCCCCCGAGGACCCGGTCGTCGCTCCGGCCGGCAACCGCGTAGGGGATGATGTCGAGTTGGCGTGACGGCCGAAGACCTCGCAATCCGCTCATCTCCCCGGCCAGCGAGACGCGGTAAACGGCAACCTGCCCGAACTGGGTCAGGTCGCTGTTGCGGCTGGCCTCGAGCGGCAGGGGCGCCCAGTGGGTCTCTTCGTTCCGGCGCCGGATCAGCCGTTGCACGTTCAGGCCCCAGACCTCGCTCTGGGGATCGAAGCGCAACGTCGAGACCGGTATCGCGATCTCCGCCACCCAGCCCTGGCCGGTCCTGCGCGCAGCCACGTCCCACACGCCGTCCCAGGCCCAGTTCACGTCCCTGCCCTCGTCGGTCAGCAGTGCATCCGTACGGGCGCCGTTCGGATTCGTCAGGAACAGGTAGGCGTTCCGCCCGTCGTGGAACGTGTCGAACAGGAGCAGAATCGAGTCGTCCTGAAACAGGTCGCTGTCCCGTTCCATCTCCTTCGCCACAATCCTCGCCGGCTCGCGGTCGTTCGCCCGCACCGCGACGTAGAGCGTGTCCGGCGTGTACGCGATGGCGAACTCCGTAGGCTCACTGGAAGGCTCTCCAGGGCGGGGCTGACGCTGGGTGAAGCCGCCTGCCCATTCAGCCTCCAGCCAGGCGGAATCGGCCAGTTCCCCGTCGACCCGCACCGGCTGCTCGATCCCGAGCGCCCGGACGCCGGGCCGGCCCTGCGAGGCGGCGGGAACGGCCGCAAGCAGTGCCATGGCGACGAGCGCGGCGAGCCGAATCATCGCGCGAGCTTAGCCCTGGACTTCCGGGGACCCGCGCACCCGCCGCGGCGCGATACGCTGCAATGCCCAAACCCGCAACGAGCGCGGCACCCGGCGACAACGCCGGCGGTGCCGATGAACCGCAGGAGACATACGATGTCCGCACGCATGCTGTTGATCGCCCTGGGCTGCGCCGGCGCGGCCGGACTCCTCACCGCCGCCGGCAACGACAAGACCTCCAACACGATGGCCTCCGCGGCGAACAACCTGCTCGCCTCCTTGAGCGACGAGCAGCGGGCGACCGTCATGCTCGACTTCGACGCCGCCGAGCGCGTCGACTGGCACTTCATCCCCAAGGAGCGCAAGGGGCTGTCGATGCTGGACATGAGCCCCGACCAGCACCACCTGCTCCACGCCCTGCTCAGCGCCTCGCTCAGCCGCACGGGCTACGGCAAGACGGCCACCGTGATGAGCCTGGAGTCCGTGCTGCGCAAGCTCGAGGAGGCTGCCGGCGCCAACCGCTTCACGTCGATGCGTGACCCCCTGCGCTACCACGTCACGTTCTTCGGCGAGCCCGGCGAGGACCGCGACTGGGGCTGGAGCTTCGAGGGACACCACGTGTCGCTCAACTTCACCGTCGTCGCCGGCGAAGCGACCGCCTCCACTCCCCTGTTCCTGGGCGCCAACCCGCACCGCGTCCCAAGCGGCCCGCGCGAAGGGCTACGCGCCCTGGGCAACGAAGAGGACCTCGCCCGCGCGCTGCTCGATTCCCTCGACAACGACCAGCGCAAGCAGGCCGTGATCGGCGCCGACGCGCCCCGCGACATCTTCACGTCGAACAAGCCGCGAGTGGAACCAGGGGAACCCGAGGGCCTGCCCGCAAGCGCCCTCCGGCCCGGCCAGCGGAGCCTCCTGGACGCCCTGATCGAAGAGTACGCTGGAAACGTTCCGCCGGACCTGGCCGGGAAGCGCCGCGCCCAGGTCGAAGCGGCCGGCGACGCGATCCACTTCGTCTGGATCGGTCCGGGCGAGCCCGGCGCGCCCCACTACTACCGCGTGCAGGCGCCGGACTTCGTCATCGAGTACGACAACGTCCAGAACCGAGCGAACCACAGCCACACCGTCTGGCGAGATTTCGACGGCGATTTCGGCCGCGATCTGCTGGCGCAGCACCACCGCGACTACAAGCACTAGGAGCCTGCGCGACAGAAGACCGGGTGCGCCGGCCTTCTGGCCGGCATCCAGCGCGAAGCGCTGGCCTGCAGCTGCGCCCGCCCACGTTGGCTGGACGCCCAAGGCTGCTACGGTAGCGCCCCCAACGACGCAGGAGACGCCATGTCAGCACCCGATCCCGGCACGCCCGAGTGGCTTGCCCAGGTCCAGGAAGAAACCGTCGACCCGTCCCGCCGGATCGTCGATCCACACCACCATCTCTGGCGGCGTCCCACCGGCGACTATCTGCTCGAAGACCTGTGGGGCGACACGGAGGCAGTCGGCTCCGACGGCGAGAGCCACAACGTCGAGAAGACCGTGTTCGTCGAGTGCCGGGCCTGCTACCGGAAGGACGGTCCGGAGCACTTGCGGTGCGTCGGTGAGACGGAATTCGTGGCGGAGAACGCCGCTGCCTCGGCCGAAGGCGATGGGGCCACGATTTCCGGCATCGTCAGCCACGCGAACCTGACCCTGGGCGAAGGCGTCGCGGAAGTGCTCGATTCCCACGAGGAGGCCGGCAACGGACTGTTCCGGGGCATCCGCCACTCCGGCGCCCGCGACCCCCACCCCGAGCACCTGCGCATCGCCGGGCGCGCGCCCGAGGGCCTCTACGCCCGCGAGGACTTCCGGCGCGGCATGAAGGTGCTGGGCGACCGCGGCCTGACCTTCGACACCTGGCACTACCACCACCAGAACCGCGACTTCGCGGCCCTGGCGCGCGCCGTGCCCGGGACGACGATGATCCTCGACCACTTCGGTACGCCGCTGGGCGTCGGCCCCTACGCCGACAGGCGCGAGGAGATCTTCGAGGCCTGGAAGGACGACATCGCCGAGATCGCCGCGTGCCCCAACGTGGTCGCCAAGATCGGTGGCCTCGCGATGCCCGACAACGGCTTCGGCTGGAGCGAACGCGCCACTCCCGCGACCTCCGACGAGCTCGTCGCCGCGCAGCGCCGCTACTACCTGCACACGATCGAGTGCTTCGGCCCGGACCGCTGCATGTTCGAGAGCAACTTCCCCGTCGACAAGCTCTCGATCCCGTACCACGCGATGTACAACGGCCTGAAGAAGATCGCGGCCGGCTTCCCGGACGACGAACAGGACGCCATGTTCTACCGGACCGCGGCCCGGGTCTACTCCTTGTGAGGCTGCGGCTCCAGGTTGGCGCCCGCGGCCTTCTGGCCGCCGCGTCCGCCTGGGGTCAGGCTCAGGAACTACTCAACTCCGGTGTACGTCCGATCGCGGCCCCAACAAGCCCTCATCCGGCGCTCGCGCCAGCAACGGCTCCCAGCGCCTGATCGAAGGTACGCACCTCTCGCACACCGCGACGGCGGCAACTGGCGAGATGGCAGAGGTCCCTGGCTCCCAGAGCTGGGTGCAGTTCGTGGAGCTGTCTGGCCAACGTCACGTCCTCGTGTTCAAGCGGCCAGACCTCAACCCTGGCTCTGGTGATCAACGACAGCGCCCGGTCGAGCGCCCGTAGTCGGGCCACTGGCAGGTAGGCATGAACCAGCTCCTGGACCACCTCAGCCGAGGTGCAAAGAGGCGTTGCATTGTCGACACAGTCCGCGAAGAACTTGCGAGCCGTGTCCCTTAGCGCGTGCGGACGGCCTACCGCGTACATGAACACGTTCGTGTCAACGAAGATCACGTACTGGAAGCGCCCCGTCTACGCGACTCATCGATGACCGCGAGGTGTTCGCCCCACTCCGGTTCGGCATCGGGGCCTTCGATCGCATCGCAGCCCTGGAAGAACGCCTCGAGGTCCTCTGGCGTCTCGAACGGATCGGATCGCTGCCCTGCAGCCAGCCGCTGATGTGCGGCCGCCCTCAACCACGCGCTCAGCGTCATGCCCTCCCTCCTGGCCTGATGGACGAACCTGTCTCGGTCCTCATCCGGGATCAGTAACTGCACTCTGGCCATTCTCCTCTGCGCCTCGTCCATCAGTATGTGTATGGAGCATACACACGACAGCTATCCACGTCTACTTCAAAGACGACTCAGGCGCTATCGACTTAGACGTAGACGGGCGCCGATCTTCGGTCTCGCAACGCCCTCCCAAAGCGTCCGAAGCCACATCCGCGGCCGCTGAGCCGCGACCACCGGCAACGTCCAGCCCGGGCGAGCGCCGGAAGGCCGTCCCAGCGGGCTGGAGGCAAGCGTCTCCCCATGCCGCTCCACGCACCTCGAAAGCCACGCAGCGCAGCCGACCGAAGCGAGCGCCGACACCCCACCAACCAGGAAAGCGCGAGCGGCCGCAGGGACGGCCTTCCGGCGCTCGCCCGGGCGGGTGTAGCCGACGCCGCCGCGCCCTCGCGCCGCTGGTGACGCCAACTAATTCGCGGCGCTCTCCTCCTCGGTGTACCGCCGCAGTTCGGCGCGGCCGACGACGAGGTGATGGACCTCGTCCGGGCCGTCCGCGATGCGTAGCGTCCGCTGACCGGTGTACATGTCGGCAAGCGGCGTCCACTGCGAGACGCCGGTGGCGCCGTGCATCTGGATCGCCTGGTCGATGATCTGGCAGGTGCGCTCGGGGATCATCGCCTTGACGGCGTGGACCCACACCCGCGCCTCGCGGTTGCCGAGAACGTCCATCGCCTTGGCGGCGCGCAGGACCATGAGACGCATCGCCTCGATGTCGATGCGGGCGCGCGACACGACCTCGATGTTCTTGCCGAGCTGGATGATCGGCCGGCCGAAGGCCTCGCGGGACATGCCGCGCTTGACCATCAGGTCCAGGGCCTTCTCCGCCTGGCCCACGGACCGCATGCAGTGGTGGATGCGGCCCGGACCCAGCCGGAGCTGGGAGATCTCGAAACCGCGGCCCTCGCCGAGCAGGATGTTCTCCTTCGGCACGCGCACGTTGTCCAGCTTGATGTGCATGTGGCCGTGGGGCGCGTGGTCGTGGCCGAAGACCTTCATCGGCCCCAGGACATTCACACCCGGGGTGTCCATCGGCACCAGGATCTGGGACTGCTGGCGGTGCGCCGGCCCGCCCGGGCTGGTCTTGACCATGCAGATCATGATCTTGCAGCGCGGGTCGCCGGCGCCGGAGATGTAGTACTTCTCGCCCTGGATCAGCCACTCGTCGCCATCGAGGGTCGCGCGTGTGCCGATGTTCTTCGCGTCCGAAGAGGCCAGGTTCGGCTCCGTCATGCCGAAGCAGGATCGGATCTCGCCGTTGAGCAGCGGCTCCAGCCACTTCTCCTTCTGCTCTTCCGTGCCGACGCGCTCGAGCACTTCCATGTTGCCGGTGTCCGGGGCGCTGCAGTTCATGCACTGCGAGGCGAGCGGGTTCTTGCCCAGTTCCTGGGCGATGTAGGCGTAGTCGAGGTTCTTCAGGCCTTCGCCCGTCTCGGCGTCCGGCAGGAAGAAGTTCCACAGGCCCATCTCCCTGGCCTTCGCCTTGGCGCCGTCGAGCAGCTCCAACTGCCCCTCGCCGTAGCTCCAGCGGTCCTCCCGCCCTTCGCCGCGGCGGTAGTACTCCTCGGTGATCGGCTCGACGTAGTCGGCCATGAAGTTCTTGACCTTCGTCAGAAGCGGCTTGGCCCCCTCGGACATCGAAAGGTCGTACAACTCGGCGTCGATGCCGAACGGATCGAGATCGGGCATGGCTCTCTTGCTCCTTCTCCCAGAAAGACAGGGCTCTGTGATTTGAGGCCGTGAAGCTATCGCAGCCGGCCGGCAGACGCCACAGTCCGGGCGTCCCGGTCGCCACTTCGGACGGCCGCCTGATTCAAGAACCGGAATCCGGGATCCGAATCATGGATCCGCCGGATCCAGAGCCTCGTAGGAGATCCGTCCAGGGCAGTGAATTGCCATCTTGGAACGTCTGAGAGCCAACCAGGGTCCGAAATCCAGAAACCCGCGCGGGAACAACACCAAACGGCTTGATCCGGTGCCTCGCCGCCCTTCGTCACAACAACTGGCATCCGCCTTGCTCAACGGACTTGCGCCCCACAACAGGAGGGACCTTCCGTGTTGTCACATCTTCAAACCGAGCACCGAAAAAACCGCACCGGCCTGAGCCGAAGCGCGGTCCTCGGTCTATGCGCCGCTCTGGCGCTTGCTTTCCTGGCCGCCCCGACGGCCGCTCAACTCACGGGCCGGCTGGCCGGACAGGTCATGGACGCCGACGGCACAGCGCTTCCCGGCGTCACGGTAACCGTCAACTCGCCCAACCTGATGGGCTCTCGAACCGACTTCGCGAACGCCGACGGCGGCTTCAGTTTCCCCAGCCTGCCGCCGGGCGTCTACACCGTCGAAGCCGAGTTGGATGGCTTCATCCCGCAACAACGGACCGAGGTCGAGGTCCGACTGAACCGCGTCACCGAAATCCACTTCTCGATGCCTGCGGGCGAGTTCGGTGAAGAAGTGATGGTCGTCGCCGAAACTCCCGTAGTCGATCCCGAACAGGTGTCGACCTCGCAAACATTCGGCGCCGAGTACCTCAAGAAAGCCTCTATCGGCTCGGCCAACCGGAGCTACCAGAGTGTGCTGACCGACGTCGGCGGCGTCGCGGGCGGATCGAACCCGAACGTCTTCGGCTCGACTCTGGGCGAAAACTCCTTCGTCGTGGACGGCGTGAACACGACGGATCCGGTCACAGCGACCTGGAACATCAACATGAACTTCGACACGGTCCAGGAGATCAACTTCGAGACCAGCGGATTCGAGGCTCGCTACGGAAACGCGACCGGCGGCGTGGTCAACGTCGTCACGAAGTCCGGCGGCAACTCGTTCTCGGGCAGTCTGGACGTGCGCTACCGCGACACGGACTTCAACACCAGCGGCGAACACTTCGACACGGACGACAACGTCGTCGAGTTCCAGGAGACGGCCGCCACACTTGGCGGTCCGATCCGCCGGGACGAACTCTGGTTCTTCGCCGCGGCCAACCCGGTGAGATCGAAGAACACCCCCACCGAGTCGCCGGCCACCCGCGACTTCGAAGGCATGAACCTCAACGGCAAGCTGACGTGGCAGGCCAGCCCGGAGTGGCAGCTCACCGGCCGGTACATCGGCGAAGACGCAACGATCACCAACGCGAACGCTTCCCGCTCCGTGGCGCCGGAAGCCACCCGCTACCAGGAGCAGCCGAAGACAATTCTCGGCGTTGACGCGCTCGGACTGTTGACCTCGAACCTGCAGTGGCACATCAAGGCCGGGACGGTCCGCGGCGAGCTGAACTCGTTCCCGCAGAGCCGCGACTTCGACACGATCGGTCACGTCGACTCCTTCGGCGACGGCTCGCGTTCGGTGAACTACACGAACCAGCAGTTCTCGACCCGCGACCGGGACGACCTAACGACGAATCTGGTCTGGTTCACCGATGGCGCCGCGGGCGACCACGAAGTCGAGGTGGGTGTGGAGTACGCCAGCAACTTCTTCGCCACCCAGAACAACGCCACCGGAGGCGGTTACTCGTTTGGCGACCGTTTCGGCGCGCCCTACACGCTCCTCTTTTCGCCCATCGAGTCGCCGGCCGAGAACGACGGCAGGCAGTTCACCGCGTACGTCCAGGACACATGGCGCGTACTGCCGAACCTGACGCTCAAGCTCGGTCTGCGCCACGATGAAGTCGCGTTCGAGAACGACATCGGCAACGAGGTGGCGGCCCTGTCCAAGCTGCAGCCGCGGTTCGGGATTGCCTGGGATATCGGCGGCGACGCCAGGACAGTCGCTCGCGCAAACTGGGGCCGCTTCATGCACCCGAACGCCCTCACGCTGCCGAGCTTCGCGAGGGTCAACCAGTTCCCGACGGTCCGCTGGATCTCCTGCTCGTCGTTCCGGCCGCAACTGGGCGCGAACTGCCGCGACGCGTACCCCGGTGAACAAACAGTCGGCGGCCTGACCTTCTCGAACTGGATCGCCGACCCTGCAGGGTTTGATCCGAACGGCTGGTTCTACAACAGGGTGTTCTCGAGTACCGCGAGCAGGATCTCGGCCGCGCTCGAGCCGACCTACGCCGACCAGTGGAGCGTCGGCGTCGAACGCGAACTGACCCGACGCACATCGATCGGCCTGACCTACATCACCAAGGAGACCCTGGACATCTTCGAAGACACCTGCAATGGCAACCTGCCGGCGCCGGCCGCCGGGGCGGACTGCGATTTCTACGTCATGGCGAACCTGCCGGGACTGGTGCGCGACTACAGCGGCTTCGTCCTCGACTTCGAGTCCCGCTTCACGGACTGGTTCCACGTTCTCGCTTCGTACACGAACTCCCAGTCCGAAGGAAACGTCGGCTATACGCAGAACGCCGGGGTCGATTTCGACATCTATCCGGACCACTTCGAGAACACGTACGGGTATCTCTCGGACCACCGGAGGCACCGGGTCAAGGTGAACGGCTTCGTCGATCTGCCGCTCGACTTCGGGCTGGCGGTCGAGGGTTTCTGGTCGTCCGCGGGCGTCTACGCGCCGACGGTAGCATCCGAGACCTACGGCCGTATCTTCACGGAGCCGCGCGGCAGCCGGGAAGCGAACGACCGCTACGGCATGGACGTCCAGGTATCGAAGGGCTTCATCTTCGGACGCGACCTGCGCTTCGAGCTGATCGGCGCGGTGTTCAACGTCTTCGACGAAGAGCAGGTCACGACGGTCTGCACACGAGTCGAGGGTTGCGCGGGCGGCCTGGATCTGGATGCAGCCACGGCGTACGTGCAGCCGCGGCGCTTCGAAGCGGGAATCCGTTTCGAGTTCTAGTAGCCATGTAGCCGTTCGCTAGCCCGTCAGTGGGCAGCGGACGGCCAGGGTCCGGCGTCTCAAAAGGGGCGAGGCGCCGGGCCCTATCCCACCTCCACGGCGGAAGCACGACTCAGGTCGCGCAGCGGGCCGGCCTGCTCTTCGCTCAGGCCGTGGACCCGCAACAACAACCGACCGTTCGCGACGTGGTGGTCCAGATCCGAAGCCCGGCCACGGCCACTCCGGATCGCCCGGCCCGGGAGCAGGCCACCCTCCCAGAGCACGCGCAGGACGGTCATGATGATCAGCCCGAGCGCCGTGCCCTCGTACGTCACCACGCCTATTGGCGGCCCGGCGACGATCGACATGCCGCCGGTGGGCAGCGGATAGGCCAGCGCCGTGCCGGCCGCCAGGCCGAAGGCGGTGAGGCCGCCGAGGACCGCGCCGGACAGGGCGAACAGCAACACACGGGACTTCAGCTTCGGCAGCGGCAGTTCGCCTTCTTCCAGCGGCGCCGGACTCCGCACTTCGACCTGCGAGGCCGCGACGCCCGACTCGAGCGCGGCTTCGACGACCGCCCGCACGTCCTCGACGCGCTCGTAGGCGGCTTCGACCACATGCCGCTCTGCGGCCGCCGTCATGCCCCACCTCCGCCAGGTACCGGTGCCGCCGTCCCCGAGGTCGCCGCGGCGTCCGAAGTCGCACCACCCGCTTCGCCACTTCCCCCGTGCCGCCAGCCCTCCCGCATCTCCCAGACGGAAACGATCGGCAGCAACTGAGTGAACGTGAAGTAGAGGCAGGCGAAGACACCGACCGCTCCGATCATGATCCCGAGTTCCACCCAGCTCGGCATGTAGTCGCCGATGCTGTAGGCCAGCCGCGGCGTCGACAGGGCCGGCACGACGATCAGGAACCGTTCGAGCCACATGCCGACGAGCACGCCGCAGCCGA
Above is a window of Acidobacteriota bacterium DNA encoding:
- a CDS encoding DUF3500 domain-containing protein, whose protein sequence is MSARMLLIALGCAGAAGLLTAAGNDKTSNTMASAANNLLASLSDEQRATVMLDFDAAERVDWHFIPKERKGLSMLDMSPDQHHLLHALLSASLSRTGYGKTATVMSLESVLRKLEEAAGANRFTSMRDPLRYHVTFFGEPGEDRDWGWSFEGHHVSLNFTVVAGEATASTPLFLGANPHRVPSGPREGLRALGNEEDLARALLDSLDNDQRKQAVIGADAPRDIFTSNKPRVEPGEPEGLPASALRPGQRSLLDALIEEYAGNVPPDLAGKRRAQVEAAGDAIHFVWIGPGEPGAPHYYRVQAPDFVIEYDNVQNRANHSHTVWRDFDGDFGRDLLAQHHRDYKH
- a CDS encoding VWA domain-containing protein is translated as MTGSECHRRPPRLLVATAAMALTAASHFAGPTGANAQDGQPQQGQIREDIVLRESIDVRLISLDAVVTDSSDRPVTGLTKDDFELKVQDEPVEILSVAAGEDLRTTVTGRLTILLFIDERHLQRKHRDAALAEIAGALDEEIAANPTWVAAAAFGERLEPLLSPTRDRAAVRATIETAMNRDIPTTTLRTHQRSVSLAMREALRLMAAKGSRYRLGEASLASVEANLRSFGQALRQDTLLTVSAVRSLVEALAFVPGRKAILFVSDGLPRHPLDSAAKTMYDRLAGASRQIEGDEMISARGSLDLNDRNHRPFGVDRADRMGVATNIVQVDDGGAFAFQTMAAELSCADAFDQLAALANTHRVTFYPLKPPVIDPAISELGESAKDRGSIVELSNVRSGLNSLAGLTGGLSFVSDTGVAEFLQSTRTDISTYYSLSFTPPDSMGDTGIREITLRLRQRPLARSGSLRYRASYAPVTIQQNLASRAWGTLLFGWEENNHGMEVQVRRSASRERPDQPGHTPLEVRASLPIGDLDLAPTRATRTPVASGFFRVVVQVQRDDGSRMPPQHFDFELNVPVAELEQAAGQYIAVRSEVLLSPGSYRLAVGIWEENSGRSSFVVRELAVQADPSVA
- a CDS encoding amidohydrolase family protein — its product is MSAPDPGTPEWLAQVQEETVDPSRRIVDPHHHLWRRPTGDYLLEDLWGDTEAVGSDGESHNVEKTVFVECRACYRKDGPEHLRCVGETEFVAENAAASAEGDGATISGIVSHANLTLGEGVAEVLDSHEEAGNGLFRGIRHSGARDPHPEHLRIAGRAPEGLYAREDFRRGMKVLGDRGLTFDTWHYHHQNRDFAALARAVPGTTMILDHFGTPLGVGPYADRREEIFEAWKDDIAEIAACPNVVAKIGGLAMPDNGFGWSERATPATSDELVAAQRRYYLHTIECFGPDRCMFESNFPVDKLSIPYHAMYNGLKKIAAGFPDDEQDAMFYRTAARVYSL
- a CDS encoding antitoxin, which produces MDEAQRRMARVQLLIPDEDRDRFVHQARREGMTLSAWLRAAAHQRLAAGQRSDPFETPEDLEAFFQGCDAIEGPDAEPEWGEHLAVIDESRRRGASST
- a CDS encoding type II toxin-antitoxin system VapC family toxin is translated as MIFVDTNVFMYAVGRPHALRDTARKFFADCVDNATPLCTSAEVVQELVHAYLPVARLRALDRALSLITRARVEVWPLEHEDVTLARQLHELHPALGARDLCHLASCRRRGVREVRTFDQALGAVAGASAG
- a CDS encoding DUF5916 domain-containing protein, whose product is MIRLAALVAMALLAAVPAASQGRPGVRALGIEQPVRVDGELADSAWLEAEWAGGFTQRQPRPGEPSSEPTEFAIAYTPDTLYVAVRANDREPARIVAKEMERDSDLFQDDSILLLFDTFHDGRNAYLFLTNPNGARTDALLTDEGRDVNWAWDGVWDVAARRTGQGWVAEIAIPVSTLRFDPQSEVWGLNVQRLIRRRNEETHWAPLPLEASRNSDLTQFGQVAVYRVSLAGEMSGLRGLRPSRQLDIIPYAVAGRSDDRVLGGSSNDFDGGLDLKWGLTRSLVLDLTYNTDFAEVEVDDQQVNLTRFSLFFPEKRDFFLENAGVFDFGPRPRVPWGQPLMRPFFSRQIGLEGGRTVPIDVGARLTGRAGGWNVGVLGVGSAGLPAGEDGESAVPAATYGVARFTRNIGERSTVGGIFTQRGREGHGSERLLGLDFDLKPTQRTEVSGFWAESDLGLGAAEAEDNQTRGAGLAYQGPELTASADYVEVQPDFEPTAGFLLRRDFRMFYPRLEWRPRIEKWGLLNWWSDLGVERFERSSDGRLESERIALSPFGFATESGEFLWFGRRWSKEQLFEPFEISPGIVVPTGLYDNEGFAGGFSTSGKRAVWYDNLTFWGGFLDGDWLSTSSTVTLRLSRRLRASTSWSYTDVSLAAGSFSFDQFRQRLDLSWTPNLRLNLLAQYNTADELLGVNARFHWIYRPGSDLYVVYNENWMAEAIHRRVPLGRQVIVKLNYRMQR